In a single window of the Natronosalvus caseinilyticus genome:
- a CDS encoding Rdx family protein, which produces MTSLEIEYCHPCGFLDRALDVQAAVMRSFGGELESATLTVGDHGVFVVRVDDAVVFDVSEESFDVDEIVRAVRADL; this is translated from the coding sequence ATGACCTCCCTCGAGATCGAGTACTGTCACCCCTGTGGCTTCCTCGACCGCGCCCTCGACGTCCAGGCGGCCGTCATGCGATCGTTCGGCGGCGAACTCGAGTCGGCGACGCTCACCGTCGGCGATCACGGGGTGTTCGTCGTTCGCGTCGACGACGCGGTCGTCTTCGACGTCAGCGAGGAGTCGTTCGACGTCGACGAGATCGTCAGGGCAGTGCGGGCCGATCTGTGA
- a CDS encoding helix-turn-helix transcriptional regulator, translated as MVFNSLRDRLSSLFGSETADAESVDGQSASGTPSDPDAAPEEPTTGPAARENKETLSYAEQVEYGASDREIADEDKVLRLLVKRGGRVDETTILEETGWKESHLSAVVEEMEDDNQVSAITVGRKRVICRRGFEPKGYRSHLNE; from the coding sequence ATGGTATTCAATTCACTTCGAGACCGTCTCTCGTCCCTCTTCGGATCGGAGACAGCCGACGCTGAATCGGTCGACGGCCAGTCGGCTTCCGGGACGCCCTCCGATCCCGATGCGGCCCCCGAGGAACCGACCACAGGACCGGCCGCTCGAGAGAACAAAGAGACGTTGAGTTACGCCGAACAGGTCGAATACGGCGCCAGCGATCGCGAAATCGCCGACGAGGACAAGGTCCTCCGCCTCCTCGTCAAACGCGGCGGGCGCGTCGACGAAACGACCATCCTCGAGGAAACGGGATGGAAGGAATCACATCTCTCGGCAGTCGTCGAGGAGATGGAAGACGACAATCAGGTCAGTGCGATCACGGTCGGGCGAAAGCGCGTCATCTGTCGGCGCGGCTTCGAGCCCAAGGGGTACCGGTCGCACCTGAACGAGTAA
- the pdhA gene encoding pyruvate dehydrogenase (acetyl-transferring) E1 component subunit alpha yields the protein MASHVDEIVRVLPELEAEADEDEGPQYSLTHSEETLLELYETQVLARTFDDKAISLHRQGRIGTYAPMQGQEAAQIGAAMALRDEDYLFPTYRDHAMYLSRGLPLSEVVRHLMGRGSYVDRQDEADLRTFPITIPIATQLPHAVGMGMASNLKGDDVVSMASLGDGATSEGDFHEALNFAGVFEAPTVFFCQNNGYAISVPRERQTASATIAQKADAYGIEGVRVDGNDVLAVYDVVNEALERARNGGGATLIEAVTYRRGPHTTTDDPDVYRDEDEAEEWTDPLERTREYLESTVGWSDEDEQAVRERAEQRVQSAVETAESESDPDAETMFDHVYAGEHPRYPRQRRQLPDDPSLGH from the coding sequence ATGGCCAGTCACGTCGATGAAATCGTTCGTGTGTTGCCGGAACTCGAAGCCGAAGCCGACGAGGACGAGGGCCCGCAGTACTCCCTCACCCACTCCGAGGAGACGCTCCTCGAACTCTACGAGACACAGGTACTCGCCCGAACGTTCGACGACAAAGCGATCAGCCTCCACCGCCAGGGGCGGATCGGTACCTACGCCCCCATGCAGGGCCAGGAGGCCGCCCAGATCGGCGCCGCAATGGCGCTTCGCGACGAGGACTACCTCTTTCCGACCTACCGCGATCACGCGATGTACCTCTCGCGTGGCCTCCCGCTCTCGGAGGTTGTCCGCCACCTGATGGGGCGAGGAAGCTACGTCGACCGCCAGGACGAAGCGGACCTCCGGACGTTCCCGATCACCATCCCCATCGCGACCCAGCTCCCCCACGCCGTCGGCATGGGTATGGCCTCGAATCTCAAGGGCGACGACGTCGTCTCGATGGCCAGCCTGGGCGACGGCGCCACGAGCGAGGGCGACTTCCACGAGGCCCTCAACTTCGCGGGCGTCTTCGAGGCACCCACCGTCTTCTTCTGTCAGAACAACGGCTACGCCATCTCGGTGCCCAGGGAGCGCCAGACGGCGAGTGCCACTATCGCCCAGAAGGCCGACGCCTACGGCATCGAGGGCGTTCGCGTCGACGGCAACGACGTCCTCGCCGTCTACGACGTCGTGAACGAGGCCCTCGAGCGCGCCCGAAACGGCGGCGGTGCGACCCTCATCGAGGCCGTGACCTACCGGCGCGGACCCCACACGACCACCGACGACCCCGACGTCTACCGCGACGAGGACGAGGCCGAGGAGTGGACCGACCCCCTCGAGCGGACCCGCGAGTACCTCGAGTCGACCGTCGGCTGGTCCGACGAGGACGAACAGGCCGTTCGCGAGCGGGCCGAGCAGCGCGTCCAGTCGGCAGTCGAGACGGCCGAATCCGAGTCCGACCCCGACGCCGAGACGATGTTCGATCACGTCTACGCGGGCGAGCACCCGCGCTACCCTCGCCAGCGTCGACAGCTTCCGGACGACCCGTCGCTCGGACACTGA
- a CDS encoding small ribosomal subunit Rsm22 family protein: MTDQREAIRSNAKYLRQVRPIDPEEISSYVEGEPHPAVVAQILREEALDLGLVEREDGTFAPVSDEPVPPRSAATTDPVHRLPERYVTRLEEVLVDRYGVDWHEGPSGSLLRSTIRRMKSQYLERRSVSYDEDVAAGYAIYHLPAYYAAIQYALDDLAERGLLERRLRVLDVGAGVGGPALGLFEFLPDDSLVDYHAVEPGEGADVLEALLEETGQNVHATIHRTTIEAFDPGSLDNRDSDADDADDADPAFDLVLACNVLSELEDPEAVLRQAVEWLAPDGSLVAMAPADKNASIELRELERTLEADGVTVYGPTVRLWGGETPEDRGWSFDVHPDLEVPSFQRKLDRAGEGADPGEFVNVDVQFSYSILRRDGTRRIAIGLEGSGQAKMAEMERHVTNRIDLTAAKLSHSLSETRGGGGGTRRRDADDREPNPIFKISDGSEAIDHYAVVTNETALNRPLLEAEYGDVLAFENVLVLWNDDEGAYNLVVDEETIVDRIG, translated from the coding sequence GTGACCGACCAGCGCGAGGCAATCCGGTCGAACGCGAAGTACCTGCGCCAGGTCCGGCCGATCGATCCCGAAGAGATCAGCAGCTACGTCGAGGGCGAACCGCACCCGGCGGTCGTCGCCCAGATCCTCCGCGAGGAGGCCCTGGACCTCGGCCTCGTCGAACGCGAGGACGGGACGTTCGCTCCCGTGAGCGACGAACCGGTGCCGCCGCGATCGGCGGCTACCACCGATCCCGTTCACCGACTGCCCGAGCGGTACGTCACCCGTCTCGAGGAAGTGCTGGTCGACCGCTACGGCGTGGACTGGCACGAGGGCCCCTCGGGTTCGCTTCTCCGGTCGACGATCCGGCGCATGAAGTCCCAGTACCTCGAGCGACGGTCGGTCTCCTACGACGAGGACGTCGCCGCCGGCTACGCCATCTACCACCTGCCGGCCTACTACGCGGCGATCCAGTACGCCCTGGACGACCTCGCCGAACGAGGGCTGCTCGAGCGACGGTTGCGCGTGCTCGACGTTGGGGCTGGCGTCGGCGGCCCCGCACTGGGGCTGTTCGAGTTCCTCCCCGACGATTCGCTGGTGGACTACCACGCCGTCGAGCCCGGCGAGGGCGCCGACGTGCTCGAGGCGTTGCTCGAAGAGACGGGGCAAAACGTCCACGCGACGATCCATCGGACGACCATCGAGGCGTTCGATCCGGGATCCCTGGACAACCGGGACTCCGATGCGGACGATGCGGACGATGCGGACCCCGCGTTCGACCTCGTGCTCGCCTGTAACGTCCTCAGCGAACTCGAGGATCCCGAAGCCGTCCTTCGACAGGCGGTCGAGTGGCTCGCACCCGACGGCTCGCTGGTGGCGATGGCGCCCGCCGACAAGAACGCCAGCATCGAACTCCGGGAACTCGAGCGAACCCTCGAGGCCGACGGCGTCACCGTCTACGGACCGACCGTTCGGCTGTGGGGCGGCGAAACGCCCGAAGACCGGGGCTGGTCGTTCGACGTCCACCCGGACCTCGAGGTGCCGTCGTTCCAGCGAAAGCTCGATCGGGCGGGCGAGGGCGCCGACCCCGGCGAGTTCGTCAACGTCGACGTCCAGTTCTCCTACTCGATTCTCCGGCGGGATGGAACCCGACGGATCGCGATCGGGCTCGAAGGGAGCGGGCAGGCGAAGATGGCCGAGATGGAACGCCACGTCACCAACCGGATCGACCTGACGGCCGCGAAGCTGAGCCACTCCCTGAGCGAGACCCGTGGAGGGGGCGGCGGGACCCGTAGGCGGGATGCAGACGACCGGGAACCGAACCCGATCTTCAAGATCAGCGACGGCAGCGAGGCCATCGACCACTACGCCGTCGTGACGAACGAGACCGCGCTCAATCGGCCCCTGCTCGAGGCCGAGTACGGCGACGTACTCGCGTTCGAGAACGTCCTCGTCCTCTGGAACGACGACGAGGGCGCGTACAACCTCGTCGTCGACGAGGAGACGATCGTCGATCGGATCGGCTGA
- a CDS encoding M24 family metallopeptidase — protein sequence METDLSPLTEFLAAEELDAYLIDDDATDSDQRYVSGFSAPDAYQTLVTPDGEIHLFVSGLEYGRAVKESGADTVTRYATYDSQELIAEYGRYEGFLRVLERFLDDREIASVAVPRSFPTGTADGLRDRGLEVTVEADGIVGEIRSVKHDEEIEHVHRTQRANQAAMAVAESLIAGADVEDGVLHHEGEPLTSERVTEEIEVALLRNGCSLDETIVACGEHGADPHDRGSGPLEANELIVIDIFPRDKETKYFGDMTRTFCRGDPTDEMRRRYEVTHEAFEAALESIEPGATGAAVHDAVCDVIEDAGYATFRSDPGTETGFIHSTGHGVGLDIHESPSLSPSGEELEVGHVVTVEPGIYDPAVGGVRIEDLVVVTEDGYENLTDYPIDLEPSVRAETSE from the coding sequence ATGGAGACCGATCTATCACCGCTCACGGAGTTCCTCGCCGCCGAGGAACTCGACGCCTACCTCATTGACGACGACGCGACCGACTCCGACCAGCGTTACGTCTCCGGATTCTCCGCGCCCGACGCCTACCAGACGCTCGTCACCCCCGACGGCGAGATCCACCTGTTCGTCTCGGGTCTCGAGTACGGCCGGGCCGTCAAGGAATCGGGAGCCGACACCGTCACCCGGTACGCGACGTACGATTCCCAGGAACTCATCGCCGAGTACGGCCGCTACGAGGGGTTCCTCCGCGTCCTCGAACGATTCCTCGACGACCGGGAGATCGCCTCGGTCGCCGTCCCGCGAAGCTTCCCGACCGGGACGGCCGACGGCCTCCGCGACCGCGGCCTCGAGGTGACCGTCGAGGCCGACGGCATCGTCGGCGAGATTCGCTCGGTCAAACACGACGAGGAAATCGAGCACGTCCACCGCACGCAGCGGGCGAACCAGGCGGCGATGGCCGTCGCCGAGAGCCTGATCGCCGGGGCAGACGTCGAGGACGGCGTCCTCCACCACGAGGGCGAACCGCTGACGAGCGAGCGCGTCACCGAGGAGATCGAGGTCGCGCTCCTGCGAAACGGCTGTTCGCTCGACGAGACGATCGTCGCCTGCGGGGAACACGGCGCCGACCCCCACGACCGCGGGAGCGGCCCGCTCGAGGCGAACGAGTTGATCGTGATCGACATCTTCCCGCGCGACAAGGAGACGAAGTACTTCGGCGACATGACCCGGACGTTCTGCCGGGGCGACCCGACCGACGAGATGCGCCGTCGTTACGAGGTCACCCACGAGGCCTTCGAGGCCGCCCTCGAGTCGATCGAACCCGGCGCGACTGGCGCGGCCGTCCACGACGCCGTCTGCGACGTCATCGAGGACGCCGGCTACGCAACCTTCCGGAGCGACCCCGGCACCGAGACGGGATTCATCCACAGCACCGGCCACGGCGTCGGCCTCGACATCCACGAGTCGCCGAGTCTCTCGCCGTCGGGCGAGGAACTCGAGGTCGGCCACGTCGTGACGGTCGAACCCGGCATCTACGATCCCGCGGTCGGCGGCGTCCGCATCGAGGACCTCGTCGTCGTCACCGAGGACGGCTACGAGAACCTGACCGACTACCCGATCGATCTCGAGCCGTCGGTGCGCGCCGAAACGAGCGAGTGA
- a CDS encoding prephenate dehydrogenase, translating to MEVLIVGAGAMGTWFGEAIADDPSIDAALTFADVDEDAAERAAETVGGTTADLEGTTTYEAVCVAVPMRHVEESIERHARRAERAVLDVTGVMATPLEAMAAYADDLERASLHPLFAPERAPGSIATVRAREGPVTDSLLSALESAGNRLVETTAEEHDWAMESVQAAAHAAILSFALAAERVPEGFQTPIYDELERLATYVTGGSPRVYADVQRTFDGADAVAEAARAIAEADDEAFESLYDEAAERWSAREGVDDGETDVQNASRSANGGERE from the coding sequence ATGGAGGTTCTGATCGTCGGCGCCGGTGCGATGGGAACGTGGTTCGGGGAAGCGATAGCCGACGATCCGTCCATCGACGCGGCGCTGACGTTCGCCGACGTCGACGAGGACGCCGCCGAACGGGCCGCCGAAACCGTGGGCGGTACCACCGCCGACCTCGAGGGAACGACGACCTACGAGGCCGTCTGTGTGGCCGTCCCGATGAGACACGTCGAAGAATCGATCGAACGCCACGCGAGGCGGGCCGAGCGCGCCGTGCTCGACGTTACGGGCGTGATGGCGACCCCGCTCGAGGCGATGGCCGCGTACGCCGACGACCTCGAGCGAGCGAGTCTGCACCCGCTGTTCGCCCCCGAGCGAGCGCCCGGGTCGATCGCGACGGTTCGCGCTCGTGAGGGGCCGGTCACCGACTCGCTGCTGTCGGCGCTCGAGTCGGCGGGCAACCGCCTCGTCGAGACAACCGCTGAGGAACACGACTGGGCGATGGAGTCCGTCCAGGCGGCGGCTCACGCCGCGATCCTGTCGTTCGCGCTCGCGGCCGAACGCGTCCCCGAGGGGTTCCAGACGCCGATTTACGACGAGCTCGAGCGGCTCGCGACCTACGTCACCGGGGGCAGCCCTCGCGTGTACGCGGACGTCCAGCGGACGTTCGACGGGGCCGACGCCGTTGCCGAGGCCGCTCGAGCCATCGCCGAGGCCGACGACGAGGCGTTCGAGTCGCTGTACGACGAGGCGGCAGAGCGGTGGAGCGCTCGAGAGGGGGTCGACGACGGCGAAACGGACGTCCAGAACGCTTCCAGGAGCGCGAACGGAGGTGAGCGCGAGTGA
- the surE gene encoding 5'/3'-nucleotidase SurE, translating to MSERERESERHGDRDRDRNRNRNRNDDLEILLTNDDGIDSPGLRALYDELSALGTVTTVAPATDQSAIGRALSSDVDVEEHDLGYAVHGTPADCVVAGLSELCPTDPDLVVSGCNKGANLGEYVLGRSGTVSAAVEAAFFDVPAIAASMYVPTGDLAFTDVQTTPEDYVLAADATRYLAERGLEFGVFETVAYLNVNAPMPDGATDSVDLAPLELTRPSKRYEMDASRHETGVTLHDRVWEEMDPDVIPDPEGTDRRAVAEGRISVSPLTAPHTVADPDSLSELVASYGRLEERSRPEF from the coding sequence ATGAGCGAGCGCGAGCGAGAGAGCGAGCGACATGGAGACCGAGACCGCGACCGGAACCGAAACCGAAACCGGAACGACGACCTCGAGATCCTCCTGACGAACGACGACGGGATCGACAGCCCCGGCCTCCGGGCACTGTACGACGAACTCTCCGCCCTCGGCACCGTGACGACGGTCGCCCCAGCCACCGACCAGAGCGCCATCGGTCGCGCCCTCTCGAGCGACGTCGACGTCGAGGAACACGACCTCGGCTACGCCGTCCACGGCACGCCCGCCGACTGCGTCGTCGCCGGCCTCTCGGAACTCTGCCCGACCGATCCCGACCTCGTGGTATCGGGGTGTAACAAGGGCGCCAACCTCGGCGAGTACGTCCTCGGGCGCTCGGGCACCGTCAGTGCCGCCGTCGAGGCCGCGTTCTTCGACGTACCCGCGATCGCCGCGTCGATGTACGTCCCCACCGGCGACCTCGCGTTCACCGACGTCCAGACTACCCCCGAGGACTACGTCCTCGCCGCCGACGCGACCCGTTACCTCGCCGAACGCGGCCTCGAGTTCGGCGTCTTCGAGACGGTCGCATACCTCAATGTCAACGCTCCGATGCCCGACGGCGCGACCGACAGCGTCGACCTCGCCCCGCTCGAGCTCACGCGCCCGTCGAAACGCTACGAGATGGACGCGAGTCGCCACGAGACGGGCGTCACCCTTCACGACCGCGTCTGGGAGGAGATGGACCCCGACGTCATCCCCGATCCCGAGGGAACCGACCGACGGGCCGTCGCCGAGGGCCGGATCAGCGTCTCCCCGCTGACGGCTCCCCACACCGTGGCCGATCCAGACTCGCTGTCGGAACTCGTGGCGTCCTACGGCCGACTCGAGGAGCGTTCGCGTCCGGAGTTCTGA